A genomic region of Cannabis sativa cultivar Pink pepper isolate KNU-18-1 chromosome 1, ASM2916894v1, whole genome shotgun sequence contains the following coding sequences:
- the LOC115707874 gene encoding formamidopyrimidine-DNA glycosylase isoform X7: MPELPEVEAARRAIQENCLGKKIKKSVVADDSIVIDGVSASDFEAALLGKTIVAAHRKGKNLWLQLDSPPFPSFQFGMAGAIYIKGVAVTKYKRSAVKEDDQWPSKYSKVFVELDGGMEFSFTDKRRFAKVRLLKDPASVPPISELGPDALLEPMTDDELVASLSKKKKVAIKALLLNQSFISGIGNWIADEVLYQARIHPEQPAATLSRECCATLNKCIKEVVRYAVQVDAESSRFPLEWLFHYRWGKKPGKVNVEVGADSSQFPSNWIFHSREKKPGEAFIDGNQIEFITSRGRTTAFVPELQKEIGNHAANKVSKQRKQSTRGKGNRDGNADNNVDEPEADEDNNAEATKGKKGRKPQGQVKKSPAKRKSEESDDEENDNGDDVKEEEEEDNAKNKRSKKETDGKPSKAGKSRKKKVLSNQKSKKKSK; this comes from the exons ATGCCGGAGCTACCGGAGGTGGAGGCGGCCCGGAGGGCCATACAGGAAAACTGCCTTGGAAAGAAGATCAAGAAGTCGGTCGTAGCTGACGACTCTATTGTCATCGATGGCGTCTCCGCCTCAGACTTCGAGGCTGCGCTTTTGGGAAAGACTATCGTCGCCGCTCACCGTAAGGGCAAGAACCTCTGGCTCCAGCTTGATTCGCCTCCTTTCCCTTCCTTCCAATTCg GAATGGCGGGTGCTATATACATAAAGGGAGTCGCTGTTACTAAATATAAGAG GTCTGCTGTGAAGGAAGATGATCAGTGGCCTTCCAAATATTCCAAGGTTTTCGTAGAA CTAGATGGTGGAATGGAGTTCTCTTTCACTGACAAGAGGCGATTCGCTAAAGTCCGATTGCTGAAAGAT CCTGCGTCTGTGcctccaatatctgaacttggtcCTGATGCTCTCCTGGAGCCGATGACGGATGATGAGTTAGTTGCATCATTGAGTAAGAAGAAGAAAGTTGCAATCAAGGCTTTGTTGCTCAATCAG AGTTTTATTTCAGGTATTGGGAATTGGATTGCAGATGAGGTGCTATACCAA GCAAGAATTCATCCAGAACAACCTGCTGCTACACTGTCCAGGGAATGTTGTGCGACGTTGAACAAATGCATCAAGGAG GTTGTTCGTTATGCGGTTCAAGTTGATGCAGAGTCTAGCCGCTTTCCACTTGAATGGTTGTTTCATTATCGATGGGGCAAAAAGCCCGGAAAAGTTAATG TGGAAGTTGGAGCAGATAGTAGTCAATTTCCTAGTAATTGGATTTTTCACTCCCGTGAAAAGAAGCCTGGCGAGGCTTTTATTGATG GGAATCAAATTGAGTTTATCACTTCTCGTGGCAGG ACAACTGCTTTTGTACCTGAGTTACAAAAGGAAATCGGAAATCATGCTGCAAATAAAGTCAGTAAACAAAGAAAACAAAGTACTCGGGGCAAAGGAAACCGAGATGGCAATGCCGACAATAATGTAGATGAACCAGAAGCTGATGAAGATAACAATGCTGAAGCTACAAAAGGAAAGAAAGGGAGGAAGCCCCAGGGTCAAGTGAAGAAGAGTCCAGCGAAAAGAAAATCTGAAGAAAGTGATGATGAAGAGAATGATAATGGTGATGATGtcaaggaggaggaggaggaggataATGCTAAAAACAAGAGATCTAAGAAAGAAACAGATGGTAAGCCATCCAAGGCAGGAAAGTCAAGAAAGAAAAAGGTTCTATCCAatcaaaagagcaagaagaaatCTAAGTAG
- the LOC115707874 gene encoding formamidopyrimidine-DNA glycosylase isoform X1 encodes MPELPEVEAARRAIQENCLGKKIKKSVVADDSIVIDGVSASDFEAALLGKTIVAAHRKGKNLWLQLDSPPFPSFQFGMAGAIYIKGVAVTKYKRSAVKEDDQWPSKYSKVFVELDGGMEFSFTDKRRFAKVRLLKDPASVPPISELGPDALLEPMTDDELVASLSKKKKVAIKALLLNQSFISGIGNWIADEVLYQARIHPEQPAATLSRECCATLNKCIKEVIEKAVEVGADSSQFPSNWIFHSREKKPGEAFIDGNQIEFITSRGRTTAFVPELQKEIGNHAANKVSKQRKQSTRGKGNRDGNADNNVDEPEADEDNNAEATKGKKGRKPQGQVKKSPAKRKSEESDDEENDNGDDVKEEEEEDNAKNKRSKKETDGKPSKAGKSRKKKVLSNQKSKKKSK; translated from the exons ATGCCGGAGCTACCGGAGGTGGAGGCGGCCCGGAGGGCCATACAGGAAAACTGCCTTGGAAAGAAGATCAAGAAGTCGGTCGTAGCTGACGACTCTATTGTCATCGATGGCGTCTCCGCCTCAGACTTCGAGGCTGCGCTTTTGGGAAAGACTATCGTCGCCGCTCACCGTAAGGGCAAGAACCTCTGGCTCCAGCTTGATTCGCCTCCTTTCCCTTCCTTCCAATTCg GAATGGCGGGTGCTATATACATAAAGGGAGTCGCTGTTACTAAATATAAGAG GTCTGCTGTGAAGGAAGATGATCAGTGGCCTTCCAAATATTCCAAGGTTTTCGTAGAA CTAGATGGTGGAATGGAGTTCTCTTTCACTGACAAGAGGCGATTCGCTAAAGTCCGATTGCTGAAAGAT CCTGCGTCTGTGcctccaatatctgaacttggtcCTGATGCTCTCCTGGAGCCGATGACGGATGATGAGTTAGTTGCATCATTGAGTAAGAAGAAGAAAGTTGCAATCAAGGCTTTGTTGCTCAATCAG AGTTTTATTTCAGGTATTGGGAATTGGATTGCAGATGAGGTGCTATACCAA GCAAGAATTCATCCAGAACAACCTGCTGCTACACTGTCCAGGGAATGTTGTGCGACGTTGAACAAATGCATCAAGGAG GTTATTGAAAAAGCAGTGGAAGTTGGAGCAGATAGTAGTCAATTTCCTAGTAATTGGATTTTTCACTCCCGTGAAAAGAAGCCTGGCGAGGCTTTTATTGATG GGAATCAAATTGAGTTTATCACTTCTCGTGGCAGG ACAACTGCTTTTGTACCTGAGTTACAAAAGGAAATCGGAAATCATGCTGCAAATAAAGTCAGTAAACAAAGAAAACAAAGTACTCGGGGCAAAGGAAACCGAGATGGCAATGCCGACAATAATGTAGATGAACCAGAAGCTGATGAAGATAACAATGCTGAAGCTACAAAAGGAAAGAAAGGGAGGAAGCCCCAGGGTCAAGTGAAGAAGAGTCCAGCGAAAAGAAAATCTGAAGAAAGTGATGATGAAGAGAATGATAATGGTGATGATGtcaaggaggaggaggaggaggataATGCTAAAAACAAGAGATCTAAGAAAGAAACAGATGGTAAGCCATCCAAGGCAGGAAAGTCAAGAAAGAAAAAGGTTCTATCCAatcaaaagagcaagaagaaatCTAAGTAG
- the LOC115707874 gene encoding formamidopyrimidine-DNA glycosylase isoform X2 has product MPELPEVEAARRAIQENCLGKKIKKSVVADDSIVIDGVSASDFEAALLGKTIVAAHRKGKNLWLQLDSPPFPSFQFGMAGAIYIKGVAVTKYKRSAVKEDDQWPSKYSKVFVELDGGMEFSFTDKRRFAKVRLLKDPASVPPISELGPDALLEPMTDDELVASLSKKKKVAIKALLLNQSFISGIGNWIADEVLYQARIHPEQPAATLSRECCATLNKCIKEVVRYAVQVDAESSRFPLEWLFHYRWGKKPGKVNGNQIEFITSRGRTTAFVPELQKEIGNHAANKVSKQRKQSTRGKGNRDGNADNNVDEPEADEDNNAEATKGKKGRKPQGQVKKSPAKRKSEESDDEENDNGDDVKEEEEEDNAKNKRSKKETDGKPSKAGKSRKKKVLSNQKSKKKSK; this is encoded by the exons ATGCCGGAGCTACCGGAGGTGGAGGCGGCCCGGAGGGCCATACAGGAAAACTGCCTTGGAAAGAAGATCAAGAAGTCGGTCGTAGCTGACGACTCTATTGTCATCGATGGCGTCTCCGCCTCAGACTTCGAGGCTGCGCTTTTGGGAAAGACTATCGTCGCCGCTCACCGTAAGGGCAAGAACCTCTGGCTCCAGCTTGATTCGCCTCCTTTCCCTTCCTTCCAATTCg GAATGGCGGGTGCTATATACATAAAGGGAGTCGCTGTTACTAAATATAAGAG GTCTGCTGTGAAGGAAGATGATCAGTGGCCTTCCAAATATTCCAAGGTTTTCGTAGAA CTAGATGGTGGAATGGAGTTCTCTTTCACTGACAAGAGGCGATTCGCTAAAGTCCGATTGCTGAAAGAT CCTGCGTCTGTGcctccaatatctgaacttggtcCTGATGCTCTCCTGGAGCCGATGACGGATGATGAGTTAGTTGCATCATTGAGTAAGAAGAAGAAAGTTGCAATCAAGGCTTTGTTGCTCAATCAG AGTTTTATTTCAGGTATTGGGAATTGGATTGCAGATGAGGTGCTATACCAA GCAAGAATTCATCCAGAACAACCTGCTGCTACACTGTCCAGGGAATGTTGTGCGACGTTGAACAAATGCATCAAGGAG GTTGTTCGTTATGCGGTTCAAGTTGATGCAGAGTCTAGCCGCTTTCCACTTGAATGGTTGTTTCATTATCGATGGGGCAAAAAGCCCGGAAAAGTTAATG GGAATCAAATTGAGTTTATCACTTCTCGTGGCAGG ACAACTGCTTTTGTACCTGAGTTACAAAAGGAAATCGGAAATCATGCTGCAAATAAAGTCAGTAAACAAAGAAAACAAAGTACTCGGGGCAAAGGAAACCGAGATGGCAATGCCGACAATAATGTAGATGAACCAGAAGCTGATGAAGATAACAATGCTGAAGCTACAAAAGGAAAGAAAGGGAGGAAGCCCCAGGGTCAAGTGAAGAAGAGTCCAGCGAAAAGAAAATCTGAAGAAAGTGATGATGAAGAGAATGATAATGGTGATGATGtcaaggaggaggaggaggaggataATGCTAAAAACAAGAGATCTAAGAAAGAAACAGATGGTAAGCCATCCAAGGCAGGAAAGTCAAGAAAGAAAAAGGTTCTATCCAatcaaaagagcaagaagaaatCTAAGTAG
- the LOC115707874 gene encoding formamidopyrimidine-DNA glycosylase isoform X5, with protein MPELPEVEAARRAIQENCLGKKIKKSVVADDSIVIDGVSASDFEAALLGKTIVAAHRKGKNLWLQLDSPPFPSFQFGMAGAIYIKGVAVTKYKRSAVKEDDQWPSKYSKVFVELDGGMEFSFTDKRRFAKVRLLKDPASVPPISELGPDALLEPMTDDELVASLSKKKKVAIKALLLNQSFISGIGNWIADEVLYQARIHPEQPAATLSRECCATLNKCIKEVVRYAVQVDAESSRFPLEWLLKKQWKLEQIVVNFLVIGFFTPVKRSLARLLLMVFRLAYWINLMFIAMQGIKLSLSLLVAGQLLLYLSYKRKSEIMLQIKSVNKENKVLGAKETEMAMPTIM; from the exons ATGCCGGAGCTACCGGAGGTGGAGGCGGCCCGGAGGGCCATACAGGAAAACTGCCTTGGAAAGAAGATCAAGAAGTCGGTCGTAGCTGACGACTCTATTGTCATCGATGGCGTCTCCGCCTCAGACTTCGAGGCTGCGCTTTTGGGAAAGACTATCGTCGCCGCTCACCGTAAGGGCAAGAACCTCTGGCTCCAGCTTGATTCGCCTCCTTTCCCTTCCTTCCAATTCg GAATGGCGGGTGCTATATACATAAAGGGAGTCGCTGTTACTAAATATAAGAG GTCTGCTGTGAAGGAAGATGATCAGTGGCCTTCCAAATATTCCAAGGTTTTCGTAGAA CTAGATGGTGGAATGGAGTTCTCTTTCACTGACAAGAGGCGATTCGCTAAAGTCCGATTGCTGAAAGAT CCTGCGTCTGTGcctccaatatctgaacttggtcCTGATGCTCTCCTGGAGCCGATGACGGATGATGAGTTAGTTGCATCATTGAGTAAGAAGAAGAAAGTTGCAATCAAGGCTTTGTTGCTCAATCAG AGTTTTATTTCAGGTATTGGGAATTGGATTGCAGATGAGGTGCTATACCAA GCAAGAATTCATCCAGAACAACCTGCTGCTACACTGTCCAGGGAATGTTGTGCGACGTTGAACAAATGCATCAAGGAG GTTGTTCGTTATGCGGTTCAAGTTGATGCAGAGTCTAGCCGCTTTCCACTTGAATG GTTATTGAAAAAGCAGTGGAAGTTGGAGCAGATAGTAGTCAATTTCCTAGTAATTGGATTTTTCACTCCCGTGAAAAGAAGCCTGGCGAGGCTTTTATTGATG GTGTTTCGATTGGCCTACTGGATTAACTTGATGTTCATTGCAATGCAGGGAATCAAATTGAGTTTATCACTTCTCGTGGCAGG ACAACTGCTTTTGTACCTGAGTTACAAAAGGAAATCGGAAATCATGCTGCAAATAAAGTCAGTAAACAAAGAAAACAAAGTACTCGGGGCAAAGGAAACCGAGATGGCAATGCCGACAATAATGTAG
- the LOC115707874 gene encoding formamidopyrimidine-DNA glycosylase isoform X3, protein MPELPEVEAARRAIQENCLGKKIKKSVVADDSIVIDGVSASDFEAALLGKTIVAAHRKGKNLWLQLDSPPFPSFQFGMAGAIYIKGVAVTKYKRSAVKEDDQWPSKYSKVFVELDGGMEFSFTDKRRFAKVRLLKDPASVPPISELGPDALLEPMTDDELVASLSKKKKVAIKALLLNQSFISGIGNWIADEVLYQARIHPEQPAATLSRECCATLNKCIKEVVRYAVQVDAESSRFPLEWLFHYRWGKKPGKVNGKELLMFEVILTNNSFYRLLKKQWKLEQIVVNFLVIGFFTPVKRSLARLLLMVFRLAYWINLMFIAMQGIKLSLSLLVAGQLLLYLSYKRKSEIMLQIKSVNKENKVLGAKETEMAMPTIM, encoded by the exons ATGCCGGAGCTACCGGAGGTGGAGGCGGCCCGGAGGGCCATACAGGAAAACTGCCTTGGAAAGAAGATCAAGAAGTCGGTCGTAGCTGACGACTCTATTGTCATCGATGGCGTCTCCGCCTCAGACTTCGAGGCTGCGCTTTTGGGAAAGACTATCGTCGCCGCTCACCGTAAGGGCAAGAACCTCTGGCTCCAGCTTGATTCGCCTCCTTTCCCTTCCTTCCAATTCg GAATGGCGGGTGCTATATACATAAAGGGAGTCGCTGTTACTAAATATAAGAG GTCTGCTGTGAAGGAAGATGATCAGTGGCCTTCCAAATATTCCAAGGTTTTCGTAGAA CTAGATGGTGGAATGGAGTTCTCTTTCACTGACAAGAGGCGATTCGCTAAAGTCCGATTGCTGAAAGAT CCTGCGTCTGTGcctccaatatctgaacttggtcCTGATGCTCTCCTGGAGCCGATGACGGATGATGAGTTAGTTGCATCATTGAGTAAGAAGAAGAAAGTTGCAATCAAGGCTTTGTTGCTCAATCAG AGTTTTATTTCAGGTATTGGGAATTGGATTGCAGATGAGGTGCTATACCAA GCAAGAATTCATCCAGAACAACCTGCTGCTACACTGTCCAGGGAATGTTGTGCGACGTTGAACAAATGCATCAAGGAG GTTGTTCGTTATGCGGTTCAAGTTGATGCAGAGTCTAGCCGCTTTCCACTTGAATGGTTGTTTCATTATCGATGGGGCAAAAAGCCCGGAAAAGTTAATGGTAAGGAACTGTTGATGTTTGAGGTCATTTTGACCAATAATTCATTTTACAGGTTATTGAAAAAGCAGTGGAAGTTGGAGCAGATAGTAGTCAATTTCCTAGTAATTGGATTTTTCACTCCCGTGAAAAGAAGCCTGGCGAGGCTTTTATTGATG GTGTTTCGATTGGCCTACTGGATTAACTTGATGTTCATTGCAATGCAGGGAATCAAATTGAGTTTATCACTTCTCGTGGCAGG ACAACTGCTTTTGTACCTGAGTTACAAAAGGAAATCGGAAATCATGCTGCAAATAAAGTCAGTAAACAAAGAAAACAAAGTACTCGGGGCAAAGGAAACCGAGATGGCAATGCCGACAATAATGTAG
- the LOC115707874 gene encoding formamidopyrimidine-DNA glycosylase isoform X6 codes for MPELPEVEAARRAIQENCLGKKIKKSVVADDSIVIDGVSASDFEAALLGKTIVAAHRKGKNLWLQLDSPPFPSFQFGMAGAIYIKGVAVTKYKRSAVKEDDQWPSKYSKVFVELDGGMEFSFTDKRRFAKVRLLKDPASVPPISELGPDALLEPMTDDELVASLSKKKKVAIKALLLNQSFISGIGNWIADEVLYQARIHPEQPAATLSRECCATLNKCIKEVVRYAVQVDAESSRFPLEWLLKKQWKLEQIVVNFLVIGFFTPVKRSLARLLLMGIKLSLSLLVAGQLLLYLSYKRKSEIMLQIKSVNKENKVLGAKETEMAMPTIM; via the exons ATGCCGGAGCTACCGGAGGTGGAGGCGGCCCGGAGGGCCATACAGGAAAACTGCCTTGGAAAGAAGATCAAGAAGTCGGTCGTAGCTGACGACTCTATTGTCATCGATGGCGTCTCCGCCTCAGACTTCGAGGCTGCGCTTTTGGGAAAGACTATCGTCGCCGCTCACCGTAAGGGCAAGAACCTCTGGCTCCAGCTTGATTCGCCTCCTTTCCCTTCCTTCCAATTCg GAATGGCGGGTGCTATATACATAAAGGGAGTCGCTGTTACTAAATATAAGAG GTCTGCTGTGAAGGAAGATGATCAGTGGCCTTCCAAATATTCCAAGGTTTTCGTAGAA CTAGATGGTGGAATGGAGTTCTCTTTCACTGACAAGAGGCGATTCGCTAAAGTCCGATTGCTGAAAGAT CCTGCGTCTGTGcctccaatatctgaacttggtcCTGATGCTCTCCTGGAGCCGATGACGGATGATGAGTTAGTTGCATCATTGAGTAAGAAGAAGAAAGTTGCAATCAAGGCTTTGTTGCTCAATCAG AGTTTTATTTCAGGTATTGGGAATTGGATTGCAGATGAGGTGCTATACCAA GCAAGAATTCATCCAGAACAACCTGCTGCTACACTGTCCAGGGAATGTTGTGCGACGTTGAACAAATGCATCAAGGAG GTTGTTCGTTATGCGGTTCAAGTTGATGCAGAGTCTAGCCGCTTTCCACTTGAATG GTTATTGAAAAAGCAGTGGAAGTTGGAGCAGATAGTAGTCAATTTCCTAGTAATTGGATTTTTCACTCCCGTGAAAAGAAGCCTGGCGAGGCTTTTATTGATG GGAATCAAATTGAGTTTATCACTTCTCGTGGCAGG ACAACTGCTTTTGTACCTGAGTTACAAAAGGAAATCGGAAATCATGCTGCAAATAAAGTCAGTAAACAAAGAAAACAAAGTACTCGGGGCAAAGGAAACCGAGATGGCAATGCCGACAATAATGTAG
- the LOC115707874 gene encoding formamidopyrimidine-DNA glycosylase isoform X4 produces MPELPEVEAARRAIQENCLGKKIKKSVVADDSIVIDGVSASDFEAALLGKTIVAAHRKGKNLWLQLDSPPFPSFQFGMAGAIYIKGVAVTKYKRSAVKEDDQWPSKYSKVFVELDGGMEFSFTDKRRFAKVRLLKDPASVPPISELGPDALLEPMTDDELVASLSKKKKVAIKALLLNQSFISGIGNWIADEVLYQARIHPEQPAATLSRECCATLNKCIKEVVRYAVQVDAESSRFPLEWLFHYRWGKKPGKVNGKELLMFEVILTNNSFYRLLKKQWKLEQIVVNFLVIGFFTPVKRSLARLLLMGIKLSLSLLVAGQLLLYLSYKRKSEIMLQIKSVNKENKVLGAKETEMAMPTIM; encoded by the exons ATGCCGGAGCTACCGGAGGTGGAGGCGGCCCGGAGGGCCATACAGGAAAACTGCCTTGGAAAGAAGATCAAGAAGTCGGTCGTAGCTGACGACTCTATTGTCATCGATGGCGTCTCCGCCTCAGACTTCGAGGCTGCGCTTTTGGGAAAGACTATCGTCGCCGCTCACCGTAAGGGCAAGAACCTCTGGCTCCAGCTTGATTCGCCTCCTTTCCCTTCCTTCCAATTCg GAATGGCGGGTGCTATATACATAAAGGGAGTCGCTGTTACTAAATATAAGAG GTCTGCTGTGAAGGAAGATGATCAGTGGCCTTCCAAATATTCCAAGGTTTTCGTAGAA CTAGATGGTGGAATGGAGTTCTCTTTCACTGACAAGAGGCGATTCGCTAAAGTCCGATTGCTGAAAGAT CCTGCGTCTGTGcctccaatatctgaacttggtcCTGATGCTCTCCTGGAGCCGATGACGGATGATGAGTTAGTTGCATCATTGAGTAAGAAGAAGAAAGTTGCAATCAAGGCTTTGTTGCTCAATCAG AGTTTTATTTCAGGTATTGGGAATTGGATTGCAGATGAGGTGCTATACCAA GCAAGAATTCATCCAGAACAACCTGCTGCTACACTGTCCAGGGAATGTTGTGCGACGTTGAACAAATGCATCAAGGAG GTTGTTCGTTATGCGGTTCAAGTTGATGCAGAGTCTAGCCGCTTTCCACTTGAATGGTTGTTTCATTATCGATGGGGCAAAAAGCCCGGAAAAGTTAATGGTAAGGAACTGTTGATGTTTGAGGTCATTTTGACCAATAATTCATTTTACAGGTTATTGAAAAAGCAGTGGAAGTTGGAGCAGATAGTAGTCAATTTCCTAGTAATTGGATTTTTCACTCCCGTGAAAAGAAGCCTGGCGAGGCTTTTATTGATG GGAATCAAATTGAGTTTATCACTTCTCGTGGCAGG ACAACTGCTTTTGTACCTGAGTTACAAAAGGAAATCGGAAATCATGCTGCAAATAAAGTCAGTAAACAAAGAAAACAAAGTACTCGGGGCAAAGGAAACCGAGATGGCAATGCCGACAATAATGTAG